The Polyodon spathula isolate WHYD16114869_AA chromosome 3, ASM1765450v1, whole genome shotgun sequence genome has a segment encoding these proteins:
- the bloc1s5 gene encoding biogenesis of lysosome-related organelles complex 1 subunit 5 encodes MDKITKDIGDIQSRLLDHRPVVQGEIRFFVREFEEKRGLREKRLLENLNNMIIGANDQTIPKCTEAMQHRLFAALTRLEAANHMAQRIHLREQEAEQSTKLHACQERRKAEWEAFMKEQTVKKEAVDEEHAKAVGRLSTHYSDMKKDLTKFAPF; translated from the exons ATGGATAAGATAACTAAAG ATATTGGGGACATTCAATCCAGACTGCTGGATCACAGACCAGTGGTACAAGGAGAGATACGTTTCTTTGTGAGGGAATTTGAA GAGAAGAGGGGTTTGCGAGAGAAAAGATTACTTGAAAACCTTAACAACATGATCATAGGTGCAAATGACCAAACCATTCCAAAGTGTACTGAGGCAATGCAGCATAGACTTTTTGCGGCTCTTACAAGAT TGGAGGCTGCGAACCATATGGCACAAAGAATCCACCTGAGGGAGCAAGAAGCAGAACAG AGTACCAAGCTCCATGCCTGTCAGGAGAGACGCAAGGCTGAATGGGAAGCCTTCATGAAGGAGCAGACTGTTAAGAAAGAAGCTGTAGATGAGGAGCATGCAAAAGCAGTGGGTCGACTGAGCACACACTATTCTGACATGAAGAAAGATTTGACCAAATTTGCACCTTTCTGA